Within the Photobacterium swingsii genome, the region ACGGCTCGGCAGTCATATCACCATCTACTTCGCCATCCGGTATCATTTAGCCTTGAGCAACAAGATACGCTGAAAATCCAAGATTACTTGCAGCAAATGCCAAAGCCTTCTCTGTACCGTGAGTTTATTGTGTCACCGCACGACTTACACGGCACGATAGCGATTGATGGCGAACTGCTTTTCTTCATGGTGGATCTGTTCTTTGGTGGGCAAGGAAGTAGCCAGCGCAAGCGCACAGAAATGAGTGATACCGAATTACGCTTGGTTGAGCGTTTTTTCTGTGTTGCTCTGGAACATTTTTCAAACGGTTGGCACAGCATCACAAATTGGCAAAGTGCTCTTACTGAAAAGAATACACTGCGCCTTGGCAACATGATGCAAAACAACCAGCTCTACCAAGTCTGCCACTTCACGATGGAAGTCGCCGGACACAAAGGCTGGCTGGCGATCTCACTGCCTTTTGCTGGATTAGATTTTTTGCGTGACCAGCAAAAACCTATTGATATCGATACTGACCCAGAGCTTCAGGCCCGTATTCAAGCCAAAATCTGTCAGGCTCCTATGCACCTGACAACCACACTAGCAGAGCGTCGCTTGCCTTTGGGCAATGTGATGGATCTCAAAGCAGGTGACGTTATTCCGGTAGAGCTGCCGAGTGAAGTCACGGTGAAAGCGGGAAATACCGCCCTGTTTACCGCTCGTGTTGCTGAAAACAATGCCAGCCTCGTTCTTCAAGTTCAAAGCGTGATTAAGCAAAATAGGAATAAAAATGTCTGAACAAGCCTCTGATTTAAACATCGATCTTGATGACCTGGATCTTGGTAGCTTAGGGCAAGACCCAATGCCAAGCGCAATGAATACGCCAACGCAAGATATGAGCTTCATTCGCAATATTCCCGTTAACCTAACGCTGGAAGTTGCGAGTACCGAGCTGATGGTGGGCGATTTAATGAACGTCGGTCTAGGCACGGTAATCGAGCTCGATAAACTGAGCGGCGAAGCCATGGATGTGAAAGTCAACGGCACCTTACTCGGTCATGCTGAAGTCGTTATTGTGAACAACAAATACGGCCTACGTTTAGTGGATGTGGTTGATGACAACGACATGCTAAAAGGGTTAACCAAGTAATGCGCTACCTGGCTTTAATGGGCTTTTGGCTCTTTGCTTGTACGCCGGCCTGGGCACAAGATTTGTCATTACTGACCATTAATGGCCCTGCTGGGCAAGAGGAGTACAGTGTAAAGCTGCAAGTCTTCTTACTGATGACTGCGCTGGCTTTTTTGCCAGCCATGTTACTCATGGTGACCAGCTTTACACGTATTATTATCGTCCTGGGTATTTTGCGCCAAGCAATGGGCTTACAACAAAGTCCCCCCAACCGTATTTTGGTCGGCATCGCAATGACCATGACCTTGTTCATCATGCGTCCTGTGTTATACAACATCTATGACAATGCCGTTATCCCTTACCAAGAAAATCAAATGACGTTGCAAGAGGCGGCACAAACAGCGGCAAAACCGCTACGTCAATTTATGTTGCAACAAACACGAGAAACCGATTTAGAGCAGATCCTTCGTATCGCCAACGAACCCGCCCCTGCTAACTTAGACGATCTCGACTTTCTGATTGTGATGCCCGCATTCGTATTGAGTGAGCTGAAAACGGCTTTTCAAATCGGTTTTATGCTGTTCATTCCATTTTTGATTATCGACATCGTTGTCGCCAGTGTCTTGATGGCAATGGGTATGATGATGCTATCACCCCTGATCATCTCGCTGCCATTTAAGCTAATGATTTTCGTCATGGTCGATGGTTGGTCTATGACAGTAGGCACATTAACTGCCAGCTTTGGCTAAATCACATCCGCCGTTCATCGCTGGAAATAATGGGGTAAGGTATGGGTTCAGAATTTGTAGCTGCGTTTTTTGGTGACGCACTCGTTATCATCATCAGTATGGTTTGCGTATTAATTGTCCCTAGCCTGTTAGTTGGCTTAGTGGTCAGTATTTTTCAAGCCGCAACCCAAATCAATGAGCAAACCCTGAGTTTTCTACCACGCCTCCTTGTCACCTTGGCAATGCTGGGCTTTGCAGGCCCTTGGCTATTACGGACCTTGGGGGATTTATTTACCCGCTTGTTCCTCGATATCCCGCACTTGATCGGTTAACCCAAGATGGAGTTATCCGCTGCGCAGTTCACCGCATTAATCGGGCAAGTATGGTGGCCATTTTTTCGTATTAGCACCACATTAATGCTTATGCCGATTTTTGGTGGCAGCCAAATCCCCGTACAAGTACGCATCGCGTTAGCGCTCATAATTAGCGTACTGGCAGCACCATTAATGCCTGCAATGCCTGCGGTCGATCCCTTATCTGTTGAAGCCTTAATCTTGGCTGGTCAGCAAGTGATCATAGGTGCCATGCTGGCCTTATTGCTTGACCTACTCTTTGCCATTTTTACCACTATGGGCCAAATCTTATCGATGCAGATGGGTCTTGGTATGGCGATGATGAATGACCCTATCAATGGAGTCAGCATTCCAGCATTAGGTAAATATTATCAGCTCTATGCCTTAATGCTTTTTTTAGCATTAGACGGCCACTTAGTTGCCTTGGATGTGATGGTACAGAGTTTCAATATTTGGCCTGTCGGCGAGATGATGAGCCAAATGGCACTAGATACTATCATTATGCGCTTTGGCTGGATGATGGCTGCCGCGCTATTGCTGTCGCTACCTGCGGTTTGCGCCATGCTATTGGTCAACGGTTCATTCGGTATGATGAACCGCGCTGCGCCGCAACTTAACGTCTTTGCCCTCGGCTTCCCAATGACCATGTTATTGGGCCTGATCTGTTTACTGATCACGACATCTGGCATTCCTGAAAACTTCACCCGTTTAAGCAGCGAAACCCTATCGCTGATGTTAACGCTTGAGGAGGTACGGCCATGAGCAATGACAGTAGTCAGGATAAAACGGAACAGCCCAGTCAGCAGAAATTACGCAAAGCCAGAGAAGACGGTAACCTACCACGTTCTAAAGAGTTGGTGACCGCCCTGATGACACTGGGGAGTGCACTGCTGCTAACCGCATTTGGCGGCACTTTGGCGGAAATGTTTCGCCAAGTGACACAGTTAAACATGCGCTTATCCAAAGAAGCGGCTTTCGATACCAAGATCATGCTCCAGCACTTGAGCGAGAGTTTATGGCTAAT harbors:
- the fliP gene encoding flagellar type III secretion system pore protein FliP (The bacterial flagellar biogenesis protein FliP forms a type III secretion system (T3SS)-type pore required for flagellar assembly.), with the protein product MRYLALMGFWLFACTPAWAQDLSLLTINGPAGQEEYSVKLQVFLLMTALAFLPAMLLMVTSFTRIIIVLGILRQAMGLQQSPPNRILVGIAMTMTLFIMRPVLYNIYDNAVIPYQENQMTLQEAAQTAAKPLRQFMLQQTRETDLEQILRIANEPAPANLDDLDFLIVMPAFVLSELKTAFQIGFMLFIPFLIIDIVVASVLMAMGMMMLSPLIISLPFKLMIFVMVDGWSMTVGTLTASFG
- a CDS encoding flagellar motor switch protein FliM codes for the protein MTKKSKIISNTDQVEVRDFDLASPEHRIGALQAIIDNVCKQFERTARQSYHHLLRHPVSFSLEQQDTLKIQDYLQQMPKPSLYREFIVSPHDLHGTIAIDGELLFFMVDLFFGGQGSSQRKRTEMSDTELRLVERFFCVALEHFSNGWHSITNWQSALTEKNTLRLGNMMQNNQLYQVCHFTMEVAGHKGWLAISLPFAGLDFLRDQQKPIDIDTDPELQARIQAKICQAPMHLTTTLAERRLPLGNVMDLKAGDVIPVELPSEVTVKAGNTALFTARVAENNASLVLQVQSVIKQNRNKNV
- the fliR gene encoding flagellar biosynthetic protein FliR; translation: MELSAAQFTALIGQVWWPFFRISTTLMLMPIFGGSQIPVQVRIALALIISVLAAPLMPAMPAVDPLSVEALILAGQQVIIGAMLALLLDLLFAIFTTMGQILSMQMGLGMAMMNDPINGVSIPALGKYYQLYALMLFLALDGHLVALDVMVQSFNIWPVGEMMSQMALDTIIMRFGWMMAAALLLSLPAVCAMLLVNGSFGMMNRAAPQLNVFALGFPMTMLLGLICLLITTSGIPENFTRLSSETLSLMLTLEEVRP
- a CDS encoding flagellar biosynthetic protein FliQ, which gives rise to MGSEFVAAFFGDALVIIISMVCVLIVPSLLVGLVVSIFQAATQINEQTLSFLPRLLVTLAMLGFAGPWLLRTLGDLFTRLFLDIPHLIG
- the fliN gene encoding flagellar motor switch protein FliN, producing the protein MSEQASDLNIDLDDLDLGSLGQDPMPSAMNTPTQDMSFIRNIPVNLTLEVASTELMVGDLMNVGLGTVIELDKLSGEAMDVKVNGTLLGHAEVVIVNNKYGLRLVDVVDDNDMLKGLTK